The Pan paniscus chromosome 15, NHGRI_mPanPan1-v2.0_pri, whole genome shotgun sequence genome includes a window with the following:
- the MAPK1IP1L gene encoding MAPK-interacting and spindle-stabilizing protein-like, with translation MSDEFSLADALPEHSPAKTSAVSNTKPGQPPQGWPGSNPWNNPSAPSSVPSGLPPSATPSTVPFGPAPTGMYPSVPPTGPPPGPPAPFPPSGPSCPPPGGPYPAPTVPGPGPTGPYPTPNMPFPELPRPYGAPTDPAAAGPLGPWGSMSSGPWAPGMGGQYPTPNMPYPSPGPYPAPPPPQAPGAAPPVPWGTVPPGAWGPPAPYPAPTGSYPTPGLYPTPSNPFQVPSGPSGAPPMPGGPHSYH, from the exons aTGTCTGATGAATTTTCG TTGGCAGATGCACTACCTGAACACTCCCCTGCCAAAACCTCTGCTGTGAGCAATACAAAACCTGGCCAACCTCCTCAAGGCTGGCCAGGCTCCAACCCTTGGAATAATCCGAGTGCTccatcttcagtgccatctggaCTCCCACCAAGTGCAACACCCTCCACTGTGCCTTTTGGACCAGCACCAACAGGAATGTATCCCTCCGTGCCTCCCACCGGACCACCTCCAGGACCCCCAGCACCCTTTCCTCCTTCCGGACCATCATGTCCCCCACCTGGTGGTCCTTATCCAGCCCcaactgtgccaggccctggcccCACAGGGCCATATCCTACACCAAATATGCCCTTTCCAGAGCTACCCAGACCATATGGTGCACCCACAGATCCAGCTGCAGCTGGTCCTTTAGGTCCATGGGGATCCATGTCTTCTGGACCTTGGGCGCCAGGAATGGGAGGGCAGTATCCTACCCCTAATATGCCATATCCATCTCCAGGCCCATATcccgctcctcctcctccccaagcCCCTGGGGCAGCACCACCTGTTCCATGGGGCACCGTTCCACCAGGAGCCTGGGGACCACCAGCACCATATCCTGCCCCTACAGGATCGTATCCCACACCAGGACTCTATCCTACTCCCAGTAATCCTTTCCAAGTGCCTTCAGGACCTTCTGGTGCTCCACCAATGCCTGGTGGCCCCCAT TCTTACCATTAA